Below is a window of Quercus robur chromosome 6, dhQueRobu3.1, whole genome shotgun sequence DNA.
acccagaagaaaaaaaaaaactgaacggtcaacccaggaaaaaaaaaaaaaaaaaaaaaaagtcaaaaggtggtcaaaagttgcggctatgggtccctcatgtgtgtttatttacggaaatgccattgagttatgagttatggaaactgaaaacagccttttgttgttttcagtttccataactcataactcaaaaatcagagaattgagtgatggaaacagaattatggaaacagagttatcgtttggccaaacaacctttttactatgggtcctacaatttttgagttatgagttatggaaacagagaattgagttatcaaaaaactcaatccaaacggcccCTTAGTGTTCGTACTTCTTGTTCACGTTGTCTTTCAAATCATATTTCTACCATCAAGTCAATGTGCCAGACTACGTCCCAATGATGACAATTTAATTGAGCAAACGTGCAAGCAAACACCAAACTACAATCTTTGCATCTCTTCCCTTAAATCAGACCCTAAAAGTGCCACAGCAGATGTTGCAGGGCTAGCTCTCATAATGGTTAATGTACTAAACACCACGACAACTCAAACTCTAATCCACATCAATAGCCTTCTTCTTCAGAGCCCAAGAAACGAGGTTAAGGAAGCATTACTCTCTTGTGTTGAAGATTACAAGACTGGTGTTTTAACTGCTGATGTTCCAGAGTCCATTGAAGCTTTAACTAAGGGTAATCCTAAGTTTGCTGATCAAGGTACACAGGATGCTGCCAACGAGAGCAATTCTTGTGAAGAAGGTTTTTCAGGCAATTCACCGCTGACTGTCGAGAACACAAATATAAACAATGTCGCAAGAGTGGCTAATGCCATTGTCAAGCTATTGCTTTAAGTAGCTTTTATGCATTTCTCTATCTTTACTTTCAAATTTGAGAGAATAAGTATAATTACAAAACTCTTTATCTTTAAATAAGGTgattggttgttgttgttgttactgatgttttttacaaatttgataGCAACATTAGCCAACAGCCCAACGTTGTTAATTCCATTCTAGTGGGCATTCCAATTTGTCCTTTGAAACATAGTATTTTGTACAAGTCTATTTCGACATACTATTTGAGTCAAACagtaaaatttcaataaaattatataaaactgGTATGTAGCCCTGTGCTACCGCACGggaatgaatatattattaatcatgagtttatttatgtttaaaatgCTCAGTTAaatctaaattcatattattaaccagaaaattttattaacaaaacttagcagtatatatattttacacagaaagatgaaccttggtgacaatgtttatccaaaagatcCATTCACGTTTTTGAATCTTCAATTTCTATTGGTAATTAAAATTTTCGtagcttaaaaaaatttaaaaaaaaaaaaaaaaaaaccctcagagttgtactcattttgtagttttacggtgggtcattttgtaacatgatgggcatttgtgtgaagaaaaaacCTCTGAAGTTCCATGGCtgataaaagaaattctctccaatctctttttatagagagatGGGTTTGTGCGTGTTTTTATACATCCTTCATAGTTGTATTATCACGAAGCAGATCCAATGGATTTAGATTGGTACTACCGATTCCCAAAGCATGAgtgtttaatgtgttattaatttcatctcaTTGGCTTCTACACAtaatagcaaaattaaaaataattagattgtacacgtgtatagtaaaattggaatgaacaattggaatgataatatatgatagtaacaacaataggaaaattcaaataaaatttcgaaTTAAATTGTAACAATCTGAATAAAAAGTTCCAGTAGAAAGACAGGGTGGAGTGATCCACTCCAAGAAGGCAACCAAACTTGcgtaaatatagaataataaatctctctccggaaaatttacattgttcataACCTTTACCTTCActgaacattttaaaaacatagtgaCTCACATCTGCCATCCAGATATCTATAGCGGGGTCCTCTCCAATTCGCGTGAGATTCCATTGATCACTAAGTTCCTTTGCAGCCTACAAAAAGTATCATACATCGGTCCACAGCAATGTTTTCTTCATTGTTATAGGTGCCCAACCTgaacaaaaagccaaatataaggatagtgaattttaggcataatgtgcatctaatcacatattagcaatttataataaatgtaaagatgcaaactttgtaagtgaATAGTAAACAAAACTCAGTGTCAGGaccaagaagaaagcactttaatcCGAAACTTAgtgcaaatgtaaagatgcaaattttgtaagcaatttataacaaagatgcaaactctgactttgctatctttttggaaattatgcaatgtacccaaaccaagttcttatcaccgatattaatctctttggttttcacgtttgactacaaaatcaagaaaaaacttaattagcacagtaactcacttgacccgatacatagaagtggttttaatgagaatgagcTCATATACATTTAGCtacatgatgcaaaattcaacttcaatttcagattctagacacatggcacaaaattagagttataatttggaattcaatttcacactctctctgcttcacctattattttatatatagactagtgGTGAAAATAAAGCCGGAAGAGTCTAGTCATGAAAACTGTTCAATCAAGACCTCCCGTTAGCctcccttaaactgatcctttcaCCCAAAATAGCATCATTTTGGTAACTTcagaatattttataaataaaactattatcatttaaaaatttgaaaagaaaaaaaaaatcctcaaagcTCTTTATCTCTCTCACATCTCTGATCTCTCAGTCTCATGCCCAACCATGGCCGAGATTcatgagctcccccaccattgCTAGCAGCGGCTATCACTGAGGCCACCACCCATAACATTCAGCGTTGATCGATGTGGTCTCCAATGGTCACCTCACCACCGTCAAACTCACCCCACTCCCACCGCTTGTTACATTCATTCAtccataacaacaacaacaacaacagtggGCTCAGTCAAACAGAGAAGGAATGAACACTGATGTTGCTATTACTTaatctaagagagagagagagagagagagagagagagagagagagagagagtaggcTCAGTCAAATAGTGGTCTCTTTAAAAGTCCGGGTTGTCAAGTTCAAATTTTTGTGGTTTtgaggttgattttttttgtttttttgggtggttTTGAGCTCCATGTCTGTTGTTTGCATTTTTCTGTTCTTCCCTtaatttgttctaaaaaaaattgttttgtttttatatattgattgaaTTTGTGTAGGAATATTTGTAAAATTCCGATGAATCTGTGTATAGATTGGTTGGCAGCAgatgttttgattttgattttttttttttttttttgtgtttttgtaaaTATTCAATTTTCTGATTACGTTTAGGCAAAGATTAACGAAGAATCTTATGATCCAAGTGCTATCAAGTATCAGAGTAATTCTACTGTACCCCCAAAAAGGGGGGTACGGTAGCCATTAGTAACTAACCTACTACGCTAGGttacttttttcttatatttgacagttttatctttatatttggCAGTTTTAATATTACATGTGgcagtttttttctcacatttggtggttccctcaCTTTTTAAtcacatttgacgattccatcctcacattgtgcaatttcaatatcacatgtgacagtttttttttacatttggtggttcccttacttttttttttctcacattttacaGCTCCTtcctcacattgtgcggttCCAGCATCACacatgacagttcttttgtcaaaTTAGATGGTTcccatacttttttttctcacatttgacgattctATCAtgacattgtgcagttccaacattacatgtggcagttcttttatcacatttggtaattcccttacttttttctcatatttgacggttccattctcacattgtgcacttccaacatcacatgtgaccgtttttttctctcacatttggtggttcccttactttttttcttacaattgacggtttcatcctcacattgtgctgtttcaacatcacatatgacagtttttttgtcacattaggtggtttccttacttttttctcacacttgacggttccattatcacattttgcagttccaacatcacatgtgactgttcttttctcacatttggtggtttccttacttttttatcacatttgacagttccatcctcacaatgtgcagtttcaacatcacatgtgatagttttttctcacatttgatgattccatcctcacattatgcggttccaacatcacatatgacagtgttttttgtcacattaggtggtttccttacttttttctcacacttgatgattccattctcacattgtacagttccaacattacatgtgatagttcttttctcacatttggtagttcccttacttttttttctcacatttgacggctctatcctcacattgtgcggttccaacatcacatatgacggttcttttgtcacattggatggttcccttactttttttctcacatttgacggatTCATTCttacattgtgtagttccaacattacatgtgacagttcttttatcacatttagtagtttccttactttttttctcatattttacGGTTCCATTCTCATATTGTatagttccaatatcacatgtgacagttcttgtCTTACATTTAGtagtttccttacttttttctcacatttgacggtttcattctcacattgtgtaaCTTCAATATCATATGTAACagttttttttatcatatttggtaattccctaactttttttcacatttgacgatttcatcctcacattatgcagttccaacatcacatgtgataatttttttctcacatttggtggttcctttattttttctctcatttgacgattccatcctcacattgtgcaattccaaccTCACATGTGTCAGttctttctcacatttggtagttcccatactttttttcttacatttgacagttccatcatcacattgtgcagtactaATATCACATATGACTGTACTTTTATCATATTCGacggttcctttattttttctaacatttgacggttccatcctcacattgtgtagtttcAATATTATATGTGAGttttcttttgtcacatttggtggtttctttactttttttatcacatttgacggttccatcctcacattgtgcagttctaacatcacatgtgacagtttttttctcacacttggtggttcttttacttttttttttctttacatttgatagttccatcctcacattgtgtggTTCTAATATCACATATGACTATTCATTTGTCACATTggatggttcccttacttttttctcgcatttgacagtttcatcctcacattgtgcatttccaacatcacatgcgacagtttttttctcacatttagtggtttctttactttttttctcacatttgacagttccattaTCACATTGCGCAGTTCCAacttcacatgtgacagttcttttttcacatttggtagttcccttactttttttctcacatttaacggTTCCATCctgataacgccttaaaatgtatactttttatatatttatatgggtgttatctccttattactatgcttaatttgtataattaagccatgatttgcattagtccctattatttgtctttacataatttcttgaataagatgctattcattgtgtgtaattttctactttcaggaaatcatgtgagaaagatgagtttacaagaatttgtgagagaatggaggccaaactagaattaaagtgaAGCTAAAGGACCacgcttaaatgtctaaggaggtgcagctgaAGTGCTTGTATCatctaccatgattggaagcttcaaataaggaaagaaatcaaagaggcagaatctgaaaaggaaaaatctgatttgagcactgatcagtattttgggcgtatctctctcctcaaaaattcAATTGACACAAGGCCAGATGGGTTGGAACtgtgacttaaatatctacaactttccagttgTGAGTTTTttcgaaattctcaatttttgaacaccgaaattaactcacaagttaccgctgtaaacctggacggaaattaaaatagtaaatgttttattttctttggacacttagacattagggttttgaagggaggctGTGGAGAACGAATTTCGGagagaaaaccttgtattttcctttctctaatggcagcctaaactctttgctagggctaggggttataTTTCTTCTGtacggtatgaatattcaatgtgattctttctaggattttatctacaacatatttgattgttcaattggatttcttttgatgtattagttcttccatgctttcaataagttcaatcatgtttttcttattgtttagatgaatttctaatagtttcaaatagaaatctgGATTTAAAGTGAAtaggtttttctgaaaacttttctaaccacATTATCAATcgaggttatcatgcgttcttgaattgtctcagttcaaccgaatcataagtttttaattgtataagaacaatcaattatgaaatagatattttcttagatcacaaagaatttcatatcaatATAGGGAAACACCCTGATGCCcaagtatttacattattgatttaaataagtTATCATTGTTATTCTTGTTTACAATTACCAGACAAaaattattcttcttcttcaccaaaagtttttttaattacattgtctttgaatttaccctgctccttgtggtttgacctcggtactccgagaattatattgctacaatctcctgcacttgggagtgagcaagcacaTCATCAC
It encodes the following:
- the LOC126690227 gene encoding cell wall / vacuolar inhibitor of fructosidase 1-like; translation: MVNVLNTTTTQTLIHINSLLLQSPRNEVKEALLSCVEDYKTGVLTADVPESIEALTKGNPKFADQGTQDAANESNSCEEGFSGNSPLTVENTNINNVARVANAIVKLLL